A single window of uncultured Fusobacterium sp. DNA harbors:
- the rd gene encoding rubredoxin, which translates to MKKYVCKVCGYEYDPAVGDVDNGVAAGTAWEDVPEDWVCPLCSVGKDEFEPAE; encoded by the coding sequence ATGAAAAAATATGTATGTAAAGTATGCGGATATGAGTATGATCCAGCAGTAGGAGATGTAGATAATGGAGTAGCAGCAGGAACAGCTTGGGAAGATGTACCTGAGGATTGGGTATGCCCATTATGTAGTGTTGGAAAAGACGAATTCGAACCAGCTGAATAA
- a CDS encoding glycosyltransferase family 2 protein, producing the protein MKLSVAMITMNEEKNLDRTLKSVADFADEIVIVDSGSTDRTEEIAKKYGAKFFVESWKGYGGQRNSAIDKACGEWILNIDADEEISPQLQEKIKEIKNSNDEKSVYNINFTSVCFGKKIKHGGWSNSYHIRLFKKSAGRFNDNKVHESFQTQEKIYTLKEDIYHHSYLTLGDYFTKFNRYTTEGALEYYKRGKKCNIFQIVINPIFKFIRMYLIRLGFLDGKEGFLLACTSSLYTMVKYYKLHEIYKNKSYIEK; encoded by the coding sequence ATGAAATTATCAGTTGCAATGATAACAATGAATGAGGAAAAAAATTTAGATAGAACACTAAAATCTGTAGCTGATTTTGCTGATGAGATAGTTATAGTAGATAGTGGTTCTACAGATAGAACAGAAGAGATAGCAAAAAAATATGGAGCTAAATTTTTTGTTGAAAGTTGGAAAGGGTATGGAGGACAAAGAAACTCTGCTATTGATAAAGCTTGTGGAGAGTGGATTTTAAATATTGATGCTGATGAGGAGATATCACCACAACTTCAAGAAAAAATAAAAGAGATAAAAAATTCAAATGATGAAAAAAGTGTGTATAATATTAATTTTACCTCAGTATGCTTTGGAAAAAAGATAAAACATGGAGGGTGGAGTAATAGTTACCACATTAGACTTTTTAAAAAAAGTGCTGGAAGATTTAATGATAATAAGGTACATGAATCTTTTCAAACTCAGGAGAAAATCTATACTTTAAAAGAGGATATATATCATCATAGCTATCTAACTTTAGGAGATTATTTTACAAAGTTTAATCGTTATACTACTGAAGGAGCTTTAGAGTATTATAAAAGAGGAAAAAAATGTAATATATTTCAAATAGTTATCAATCCTATTTTTAAATTTATAAGAATGTATTTAATTAGATTGGGATTTTTAGATGGAAAAGAGGGATTTTTACTAGCTTGTACAAGTTCTCTTTATACTATGGTAAAATATTATAAGTTACATGAGATATATAAAAATAAAAGTTATATTGAAAAATAA
- a CDS encoding desulfoferrodoxin family protein codes for MERNSFIKCKCGALLQMVSDIKECCPTLPEGMEALVPKVEDATTEKHVPYVEEKENGYLVKVGKEAKHPMLDAHYIEFIELEIDGEFLYRKYLKPGVEPEVFFEVPKGKEVVAREYCNIHGLWTNK; via the coding sequence ATGGAAAGAAATAGTTTTATAAAGTGTAAATGTGGAGCATTGTTACAAATGGTATCAGATATTAAAGAATGTTGTCCTACATTACCTGAAGGTATGGAAGCTTTAGTTCCAAAAGTTGAAGATGCTACTACTGAAAAGCATGTTCCATATGTGGAAGAAAAGGAAAATGGATATTTAGTTAAAGTTGGAAAAGAGGCAAAACATCCTATGTTAGATGCTCACTATATCGAATTTATTGAACTTGAAATAGATGGTGAATTTTTATATAGGAAGTATTTAAAACCTGGAGTTGAACCAGAGGTATTTTTTGAAGTGCCAAAGGGAAAAGAGGTTGTAGCAAGAGAATATTGTAATATTCATGGACTATGGACAAATAAATAA
- the truA gene encoding tRNA pseudouridine(38-40) synthase TruA — protein MRNIKLTYRYDGSLFYGFQRQPEKRTVQGEIEKLLNVVFKKEIDMISSGRTDRGVHALIQVSNFYVDSTIPIERLKYILNRGLPLDIELLDVEEVEEKFNSRFDAKNRGYRYIISWERNPFRSRYETFINREIDIKRFYEILKPLIGIHDFNNFRLSDCGSKTSVREIYDIKIEKLEEKRIAIDLLGSSFLKSQIRIIIGTALNIYFKELPENYIEEMLKNPNKKYLKKVAPPYGLYLSQVNY, from the coding sequence ATGAGAAATATAAAACTTACATATAGATATGATGGAAGTCTATTTTATGGATTTCAAAGACAACCAGAAAAAAGAACTGTTCAAGGAGAGATTGAAAAGCTTTTAAATGTTGTATTTAAAAAAGAGATTGATATGATCTCATCTGGAAGAACAGATAGAGGGGTTCACGCTCTTATTCAAGTTTCTAATTTTTATGTTGATTCTACAATTCCTATTGAAAGATTGAAATATATCTTAAATAGAGGATTACCTTTAGATATAGAGCTTTTAGATGTAGAAGAGGTTGAAGAAAAATTTAATTCACGTTTTGATGCTAAAAATAGAGGTTATAGATATATTATCTCTTGGGAGAGAAATCCTTTTAGATCAAGATATGAAACTTTTATAAATAGAGAAATAGATATAAAAAGATTTTATGAAATATTAAAACCTTTAATAGGAATACATGATTTTAATAATTTTAGATTGAGTGATTGTGGTAGTAAAACTTCTGTAAGAGAGATTTATGATATAAAGATTGAAAAATTAGAAGAAAAAAGAATAGCTATAGATCTTTTAGGGAGCTCTTTTTTAAAGTCTCAAATTAGAATAATTATAGGAACTGCTTTAAATATATATTTTAAAGAGTTGCCAGAAAATTATATTGAAGAGATGCTAAAAAATCCAAATAAAAAATATTTAAAAAAAGTTGCCCCCCCTTATGGATTATATCTATCTCAAGTAAATTATTAG
- a CDS encoding lipopolysaccharide core heptose(II) kinase RfaY, translated as MRCLKFEDEYLYFDDEKSIKLYDKIKNTCYNIVKVLKNDQRSYVALIEIDGEKYVYKKPIEKNKRKWQRFLSIFRGSESKREYQNIKNITNAGFNGATPYFALEKRKGLICLDSYLIYSYIEGKDGSLEDIDIISNELKKIHKKGYLHGDSHIANFLIGNDKVYLIDTKLMKNKYGKFGEIFEFIYLEESCGISLDYDKKSFYYKGAILLKKYLLGLGDLKKKIRGKK; from the coding sequence ATGAGATGTTTAAAATTTGAAGATGAGTATTTATACTTTGATGATGAAAAAAGTATAAAATTATATGACAAAATAAAAAACACCTGTTATAATATAGTGAAAGTACTTAAAAATGATCAAAGAAGTTATGTAGCTCTCATAGAAATAGATGGAGAAAAATATGTGTATAAGAAACCAATTGAAAAAAATAAAAGAAAATGGCAAAGGTTTCTTAGTATATTTAGAGGAAGTGAGAGTAAAAGAGAGTATCAAAATATAAAAAATATAACAAATGCAGGATTTAATGGAGCTACTCCATATTTTGCTTTAGAAAAAAGAAAAGGATTGATATGTTTAGATTCATATCTTATTTACTCTTATATAGAGGGAAAAGATGGAAGCCTTGAAGATATAGATATAATTTCTAATGAATTAAAAAAAATCCATAAGAAAGGATATTTACATGGGGATTCACATATTGCAAACTTTTTAATAGGAAATGATAAAGTATATTTGATAGATACTAAATTGATGAAAAATAAGTATGGAAAATTTGGAGAGATATTTGAATTTATATATTTAGAAGAAAGTTGTGGAATTTCTCTTGATTATGATAAGAAAAGTTTTTACTATAAAGGGGCTATTTTATTAAAAAAATATCTTTTAGGATTAGGAGATTTAAAAAAGAAGATAAGAGGAAAAAAATAG
- a CDS encoding Fur family transcriptional regulator, with protein MEFQIENIGEYLKANGIKPSYQRIKIFQYLVEKRNHPTVDMIYKALCPEIPTLSKTTVYNTLNLFIEKKIVNMIVIEENETRYDSLMSVHGHFKCEKCGKIFDIDIDKKVLSEKALEDFQINEQHYYFKGICKECANNK; from the coding sequence ATGGAATTTCAAATTGAAAATATAGGTGAATATCTTAAGGCTAATGGAATAAAACCATCTTATCAAAGAATAAAGATATTTCAATATCTAGTTGAAAAAAGAAATCATCCTACAGTAGATATGATATACAAAGCTCTGTGTCCAGAAATACCTACTCTATCTAAAACTACTGTTTACAATACATTAAATCTTTTTATTGAAAAGAAAATAGTTAATATGATTGTGATTGAAGAAAATGAAACTAGATATGATAGTTTAATGTCTGTTCATGGGCATTTTAAATGTGAAAAATGTGGTAAAATTTTTGATATAGACATAGATAAGAAGGTGCTAAGTGAAAAGGCTTTAGAAGATTTCCAAATAAATGAGCAACATTATTATTTTAAAGGAATTTGTAAAGAGTGTGCGAATAATAAGTAG
- a CDS encoding glycosyltransferase family 9 protein codes for MSSIGDVILTTPVLKAFKKRYPEAKIDFLVLEQFKDAISGLSYIDNLILFNKKENDGLKNILKFADKLRENNYDYVFDLHAKFRSKIIAKRLGVKTYTYKKRAWWKTLLVKLRVIKYQVDDTIVKNYFGAFKDFNLEYKGEDLDFSFEEDKKIEGLENLPVMAPKASKNTKEWTAEGFGKLAKLIFEKYGVKSLLIGGKGDIPRCEKINEISGNNCIILAGNLTLKESGFLLSKSKFLVTNDSGPFHIARGVKCKTFVIFGPTSPGMFDFGENDTLIYAGVECSPCSLHGDKVCPKKHFKCMKSIKAENILEIIDKKINWEE; via the coding sequence ATGAGTTCTATAGGAGATGTAATTCTTACTACACCAGTATTAAAAGCTTTTAAAAAGAGATATCCAGAAGCTAAAATAGACTTTTTAGTATTAGAGCAGTTTAAAGATGCTATATCTGGTTTAAGTTATATAGATAATCTTATTTTATTTAATAAAAAAGAAAATGATGGATTAAAAAATATTTTAAAATTTGCTGATAAATTAAGAGAGAATAATTATGACTATGTTTTTGATTTACATGCTAAATTTAGATCCAAAATAATAGCTAAAAGATTAGGTGTTAAAACTTATACATATAAAAAGAGAGCTTGGTGGAAAACACTTTTAGTAAAATTAAGAGTTATTAAATACCAAGTAGATGATACAATTGTAAAAAATTACTTTGGTGCTTTTAAGGATTTTAATTTAGAATATAAAGGTGAAGACTTAGATTTTTCTTTTGAAGAGGATAAAAAAATAGAAGGGTTAGAAAATCTACCTGTAATGGCTCCTAAAGCTTCTAAGAATACTAAAGAGTGGACAGCAGAAGGGTTTGGAAAATTAGCTAAACTTATCTTTGAAAAGTATGGAGTAAAAAGTTTACTTATTGGTGGAAAGGGAGATATTCCTAGATGTGAAAAAATAAATGAAATAAGTGGAAATAATTGTATTATTTTAGCTGGAAATTTAACTTTAAAAGAGAGTGGTTTTCTTTTATCTAAGTCTAAATTTTTGGTAACAAATGACTCAGGACCTTTTCATATAGCTAGGGGAGTAAAATGCAAAACTTTTGTTATATTTGGACCTACAAGTCCAGGAATGTTTGATTTTGGAGAGAATGATACTTTAATCTATGCTGGAGTAGAGTGTTCACCATGTAGTTTACATGGAGATAAAGTATGTCCTAAAAAACATTTTAAGTGTATGAAGAGTATAAAAGCGGAAAATATTTTGGAGATTATAGATAAAAAGATAAATTGGGAGGAATAA
- a CDS encoding glycosyltransferase family 9 protein, translating to MEIKRIIVSRTDKIGDLILSIPSFFMVKKMYPQAELVVLVRKYNYEIVKNLPYVDRIVKIDDFTHNELLEKISYFNADIFVALYNDKFVSQLAKSSKAPIKIGPLSKLYSFFTFNKGVWQKRSKSIKNEAEYNLDLIKKMNETKYNEVFEINTQIYLGEENKKAAETFFSTYKISGKTLVVNPFIGGSAKNIKDEEYASLLQRFRDDNPDKTVIIICHISEEERGERLLESIGRDKVYLYANGGDLLNIAAIIAKGDVYLGASTGPTHIAGALQKRIVGIYPAKATQSTTRWGVFGNDKVKYLIPDENNPKEDYKNPYFDKYNKIMEGELLNYIEESFLLEEGEKN from the coding sequence ATGGAGATAAAAAGAATAATAGTATCTAGAACTGATAAAATAGGGGATTTAATTCTTTCAATTCCCAGTTTTTTTATGGTAAAAAAAATGTATCCTCAAGCAGAGCTTGTGGTATTAGTAAGAAAATATAACTATGAAATAGTAAAAAATTTACCCTATGTGGATAGAATAGTAAAAATAGATGATTTCACTCACAATGAGCTCTTAGAAAAAATCTCATATTTTAATGCTGATATTTTTGTAGCACTATACAATGATAAATTTGTTTCACAATTGGCTAAATCAAGTAAAGCTCCAATTAAAATAGGACCTCTATCTAAACTATATTCATTTTTTACTTTTAATAAAGGAGTTTGGCAAAAAAGATCTAAGTCTATAAAAAATGAAGCGGAATATAATTTAGATCTTATAAAAAAAATGAATGAAACTAAATATAATGAGGTTTTTGAAATAAATACTCAAATTTATTTAGGAGAAGAGAATAAAAAAGCAGCAGAAACTTTTTTTTCTACATATAAAATTTCAGGAAAAACTTTAGTGGTAAATCCTTTTATAGGAGGTTCTGCAAAGAATATTAAAGATGAAGAGTATGCTTCTCTACTACAAAGATTTAGAGATGATAATCCAGATAAAACTGTAATTATAATCTGTCATATTTCAGAGGAAGAAAGAGGAGAAAGACTGTTAGAGAGCATTGGAAGAGATAAAGTTTATCTCTATGCTAATGGTGGTGATCTATTAAATATAGCAGCTATAATAGCTAAAGGAGATGTTTATTTAGGTGCTTCTACTGGACCTACTCATATTGCAGGAGCTCTTCAAAAAAGAATTGTAGGAATATATCCAGCAAAAGCAACTCAAAGTACTACTAGATGGGGAGTATTTGGAAATGATAAAGTTAAATATTTAATTCCAGATGAAAATAATCCAAAAGAGGATTATAAAAATCCATATTTTGATAAATATAATAAGATTATGGAAGGGGAGTTACTAAACTATATAGAGGAAAGTTTTCTTTTAGAAGAGGGTGAGAAAAATTAG
- a CDS encoding GNAT family N-acetyltransferase, whose product MEFKELKNVDLPFLNRIVELEEEAFEGKGNVDLWILKALIRYGKVFILEEAEEIISIAEYMQVLDEKEVFLYGISTKKRYRNHGHAKEIMKKSEEYFKNLGYKRISLTVDPNNEIAIKLYKNLGYVIEEFQKDEYGKGIDRYLMKKVII is encoded by the coding sequence ATGGAGTTTAAAGAATTAAAAAATGTAGACTTACCATTTTTAAACAGAATAGTAGAACTTGAAGAGGAAGCTTTTGAAGGAAAGGGAAATGTAGATCTTTGGATTTTAAAAGCTCTAATAAGATATGGAAAGGTATTTATTTTAGAAGAGGCTGAAGAGATAATCAGCATAGCGGAATATATGCAAGTTTTAGATGAAAAGGAAGTTTTTCTTTATGGAATATCTACAAAAAAGAGATATAGGAATCATGGACATGCAAAAGAGATAATGAAGAAAAGTGAAGAATACTTTAAAAATCTAGGTTATAAAAGGATAAGTTTAACTGTAGACCCTAATAATGAAATTGCAATAAAACTGTATAAAAATTTAGGATATGTTATTGAAGAATTTCAAAAAGATGAGTATGGAAAAGGGATAGATAGATACTTGATGAAAAAAGTCATAATTTAA
- a CDS encoding polysaccharide deacetylase family protein produces MWILIFIIIVIIYFRNKGVPMFLYHQVNSLSNVTPELFEEHLKILKEKNMNTITLKEYGDGNIPNNSFLITLDDGYYDNYLVVFPLLKKYNMKATVFLNTMYIKDKREEKTEILLNGEANYQAMKRFLETGDGRTEQYMSWEEVKEMYESGLVDFQAHSHKHTAVFVSDKIEGFFQGDERDITDLYLYGEIKKGYPKFPKRGEYASKAIIIDKKFFEVFKDFYDRELVDKAEKEKIKLAQEFIDREKNRYFKYENEEEFYLRVKEEFLLNKKLIEENLKNRVEYFCWPWGHRNKKIVELLKEEGIKGFVTTKKGTNGRTPNYEMIRRVELRKFTPEKFKINLFLTRNYILGKIYGWLS; encoded by the coding sequence ATGTGGATATTGATTTTTATAATTATAGTAATAATATATTTTAGAAATAAAGGTGTTCCAATGTTTCTATATCATCAAGTAAATAGTTTATCAAATGTAACACCAGAGCTTTTTGAAGAGCATTTAAAAATATTAAAAGAAAAAAATATGAATACCATTACTTTAAAAGAGTATGGGGATGGGAATATCCCAAATAACTCATTTTTAATTACCTTAGATGATGGCTATTATGATAATTATTTAGTTGTTTTTCCATTGCTGAAAAAATACAATATGAAAGCTACTGTGTTTTTAAATACTATGTATATTAAAGATAAAAGAGAAGAAAAAACAGAGATACTTTTAAATGGAGAAGCTAATTATCAAGCTATGAAAAGATTTTTAGAAACAGGAGATGGAAGAACAGAACAGTATATGAGTTGGGAAGAGGTAAAAGAGATGTATGAAAGTGGTTTAGTAGATTTTCAAGCACACTCTCACAAACATACTGCTGTTTTTGTAAGTGATAAGATAGAAGGTTTTTTCCAAGGAGATGAAAGAGATATAACAGACTTGTATCTTTATGGAGAGATAAAAAAAGGATATCCTAAATTTCCTAAAAGAGGTGAATATGCTTCAAAAGCTATTATTATAGATAAAAAGTTTTTTGAGGTTTTTAAAGATTTTTATGATAGGGAGTTAGTAGATAAAGCTGAGAAAGAAAAAATAAAGTTAGCTCAAGAGTTTATAGATAGAGAGAAAAATAGATATTTTAAATATGAAAATGAAGAGGAATTTTATTTAAGAGTAAAAGAGGAATTTTTATTAAATAAAAAATTAATAGAAGAAAATTTAAAAAATAGAGTTGAGTATTTTTGCTGGCCTTGGGGACATAGAAATAAAAAGATTGTAGAGCTTTTAAAAGAAGAGGGAATAAAGGGATTTGTGACAACTAAAAAAGGAACAAATGGAAGAACTCCTAACTATGAGATGATAAGAAGAGTGGAGTTAAGAAAATTCACTCCAGAGAAATTTAAAATAAATCTTTTTTTAACTAGAAATTATATTTTAGGAAAAATTTATGGTTGGCTATCATAA
- a CDS encoding glycosyltransferase family 9 protein — MRILIIHTAFIGDIVLSTPLIKKLRDTYPKAEIAYLTTPVGASILRNNPYLTHIIEYDKRGEHKGLKGFWTMAKRLKMESYNLVITPHRYLRSTFLTFLTGAPIRRGYDNATASFLYNEKFHYDKNKHEVEKLLSFVPKNEGKRYEIELFPKELEKIKVDELLKNRKKKLVVIAPGSKWFTKKWPLEYFNIVIKELEKRDDTTVVIVGGKEEQLLNIPLKTKSIDLRGRTTLLELAEVIKRADIVLTNDSSPIHIASAFENVKILAIFGPTVKSFGFFPWSKNSKVFEVENLKCRPCSIHGGNSCPKKHFKCMLDIKPEAILEEINKSLESEEI; from the coding sequence ATTAGAATTTTAATTATTCATACAGCATTTATTGGGGATATTGTTCTATCTACTCCCCTTATAAAAAAATTGAGAGATACATATCCAAAAGCTGAAATAGCTTATTTAACAACCCCAGTAGGAGCTTCAATTTTAAGAAATAATCCATATCTAACTCATATTATCGAATATGATAAAAGAGGAGAACATAAAGGATTAAAAGGATTTTGGACAATGGCTAAAAGATTGAAAATGGAATCCTATAATTTGGTAATAACTCCTCATAGATATTTAAGAAGTACATTTTTAACTTTTTTAACAGGGGCTCCAATAAGAAGAGGATATGACAATGCAACAGCATCTTTTCTTTATAATGAGAAATTTCATTACGATAAAAATAAACATGAAGTTGAAAAATTGCTTTCCTTTGTTCCTAAGAATGAAGGAAAAAGATATGAAATAGAGCTTTTTCCTAAAGAGTTAGAAAAGATAAAAGTAGATGAACTTTTAAAAAATAGAAAGAAAAAATTGGTAGTTATAGCTCCAGGAAGTAAATGGTTTACTAAAAAATGGCCTTTAGAATATTTTAATATAGTAATAAAAGAGCTAGAGAAAAGAGATGATACTACTGTAGTTATAGTAGGAGGAAAAGAGGAGCAACTGTTAAATATTCCTCTTAAAACTAAATCTATTGATTTAAGAGGAAGAACAACTCTTTTAGAATTAGCAGAGGTTATAAAAAGAGCAGATATAGTTTTAACAAATGATTCATCTCCAATCCATATTGCTTCAGCCTTTGAAAATGTTAAAATATTAGCTATTTTTGGACCAACAGTAAAGAGTTTTGGTTTTTTCCCATGGTCTAAAAATAGTAAAGTTTTTGAAGTAGAGAATTTAAAATGTCGTCCATGTTCAATTCATGGAGGAAACTCTTGCCCTAAAAAGCATTTTAAGTGTATGCTTGATATAAAGCCAGAAGCTATATTAGAAGAGATAAATAAGAGCTTAGAGAGTGAAGAGATATGA